Part of the Ignatzschineria larvae DSM 13226 genome, GGCTTATGCAGGTGTACCTGTTTATAATGGTTTGACCGACGAGTTCCACCCAACTCAAATGCTCGCAGATCTTTTAACGATGAAAGAGAATAGTGATAAATCTATCACAGACTTGAGCTATGCCTATGTGGGAGATGCGCGAAATAATATGGGGAATTCTCATCTTGTGATGGCGGCGAAATTAGGAGTAGATTTCCGCGTTGCGGCACCAAAACATCTTTGGCCGGAAGAGGCTTTGATGAAACAATGTGAAGCCTTGGCGGCGGTGAGCGGTGCAAGATTAACCTTTACCGAAAGTGCAGAAGAAGCCGTCAAAGGTGTTGATTTTATCCATACAGATGTTTGGGTATCGATGGGGGAAACAGAAGAAGCATGGCGTGAGAGAATCGCCCTTTTGCAACCGTATCAGGTCAATGCTGCTTTAATGCGCGCAACGGGTAATAAGAATACGAAATTTATGCACTGCTTGCCAGCTTTCCATAATCGTGAAACAACTGTCGGGGAATGGATCTATGATACGTTTGGGTTAGATGGTGTTGAAGTGACAGAAGAGGTTTTTGAAAGCGCTCAAGGAGTTCAATTCCAACAGGCTGGCAATAGAATGCATACGATCAAAGCAGTGATGGT contains:
- the argF gene encoding ornithine carbamoyltransferase, translated to MQPNLRQRHFLKLLDFSKEEILYLVGLAEELKRAKRAGIEQRRLAGKNIALIFEKSSTRTRCASEVAAADQGATTSYLGSEGTQIGHKESMKDTARVLGDMYDAILYRGFSQRVLEEELAAYAGVPVYNGLTDEFHPTQMLADLLTMKENSDKSITDLSYAYVGDARNNMGNSHLVMAAKLGVDFRVAAPKHLWPEEALMKQCEALAAVSGARLTFTESAEEAVKGVDFIHTDVWVSMGETEEAWRERIALLQPYQVNAALMRATGNKNTKFMHCLPAFHNRETTVGEWIYDTFGLDGVEVTEEVFESAQGVQFQQAGNRMHTIKAVMVATLG